From Cellulosimicrobium sp. ES-005, one genomic window encodes:
- the murC gene encoding UDP-N-acetylmuramate--L-alanine ligase — protein MTTHGDSAPVPLDELGTVHLVGVGGAGMSVVARLLAAHGVRVQGSDARESETLEALRSDGVQVWAGHDAAHVTGADTVVVSSAVRASNPELVAARAAGLRVLHRSQALASLMAHGRSVAVAGAHGKTTTSAMIATVLRGAGLDPSFAIGGTVLTADGPVAGGHLGSDVLVAEADESDGSFLNYAPDVAVVTNVEPDHLDHYGSRAAFEQAFVDFAARIVPGGTLVACADDAGARALAAAHAAGGGAVVTYGTAADADVRASDVRPTTDDGRAGVRAALAGAVGGATLDGLELRLRVPGHHNALNATAAVVTAVVLGVDPAAAVAAAHGFLGTGRRFEARGEAGGVRVVDDYAHHPTEVAALLAAARPVAAGGRVLVLFQPHLYSRTATFAREFARALGAADEVVVTGIYAAREDPDPTVGPRTITDLMDAPGVVVAAVEDRVEAARRVADAARPGDLVLTVGAGDVTELGAVVLARIAERTAGAGAPGGGAA, from the coding sequence GTGACGACGCACGGCGACTCCGCCCCGGTCCCGCTCGACGAGCTGGGCACGGTCCACCTCGTCGGGGTCGGCGGCGCAGGCATGTCGGTGGTCGCGCGACTGCTCGCGGCGCACGGCGTCCGCGTGCAGGGCTCGGACGCGCGCGAGAGCGAGACGCTCGAGGCCCTGCGGTCCGACGGCGTGCAGGTCTGGGCGGGGCACGACGCCGCCCACGTCACGGGCGCGGACACGGTCGTGGTCTCGAGCGCGGTCCGCGCGTCGAACCCGGAGCTCGTGGCCGCGCGCGCCGCGGGCCTGCGCGTGCTGCACCGCTCGCAGGCGCTCGCGTCGCTCATGGCCCACGGGCGCTCGGTCGCGGTCGCCGGCGCGCACGGCAAGACGACGACGTCCGCGATGATCGCGACGGTCCTGCGCGGCGCGGGTCTCGACCCGTCCTTCGCGATCGGCGGCACGGTGCTCACGGCGGACGGGCCCGTCGCCGGGGGGCACCTCGGGTCCGACGTCCTCGTGGCCGAGGCCGACGAGTCCGACGGCTCGTTCCTCAACTACGCGCCCGACGTCGCGGTCGTGACGAACGTGGAGCCGGACCACCTCGACCACTACGGGTCGCGCGCGGCGTTCGAGCAGGCGTTCGTCGACTTCGCGGCGCGGATCGTCCCGGGCGGGACGCTGGTCGCGTGCGCCGACGACGCCGGGGCGCGCGCGCTCGCGGCCGCCCACGCCGCGGGCGGGGGCGCGGTCGTCACCTACGGCACCGCCGCCGACGCCGACGTGCGCGCGTCGGACGTGCGCCCGACCACCGACGACGGACGCGCGGGCGTGCGCGCGGCGCTCGCGGGGGCCGTCGGGGGCGCCACGCTCGACGGGCTCGAGCTGCGGCTGCGCGTGCCCGGCCACCACAACGCGCTGAACGCCACGGCGGCCGTCGTGACCGCGGTCGTGCTCGGCGTGGACCCGGCGGCGGCCGTCGCCGCGGCGCACGGCTTCCTCGGCACGGGACGCCGGTTCGAGGCGCGCGGCGAGGCGGGCGGGGTGCGGGTCGTCGACGACTACGCGCACCACCCGACGGAGGTCGCGGCGCTGCTGGCTGCCGCGCGGCCCGTCGCCGCGGGAGGCCGGGTGCTCGTGCTCTTCCAGCCGCACCTGTACTCGCGCACGGCGACGTTCGCGCGCGAGTTCGCGCGGGCGCTGGGGGCCGCGGACGAGGTCGTGGTCACGGGGATCTACGCCGCGCGCGAGGACCCCGACCCGACCGTGGGACCGCGCACGATCACGGACCTGATGGACGCTCCCGGCGTGGTGGTGGCGGCCGTGGAGGACCGGGTCGAGGCCGCGCGCCGCGTCGCGGACGCCGCGCGGCCGGGGGACCTCGTCCTCACGGTCGGCGCCGGCGACGTGACGGAGCTGGGCGCGGTGGTCCTCGCGCGGATCGCCGAGCGGACCGCCGGCGCCGGGGCTCCCGGAGGGGGCGCGGCCTGA
- the murD gene encoding UDP-N-acetylmuramoyl-L-alanine--D-glutamate ligase, with product MARDRHDLAVPLDVARVVVAGLRVSGRAAAAALATRAAAVVTLDDRAEDADLHAAEDVDLAATDLVVVSPGWPPSHPFLVAAAERGVPVWSEVELAWRLRVDGPSGRPAPWLAVTGTNGKTTTVEMLETILRTAGLRAAAVGNVGTPVVEAVLDPTLDVLAVELSSFQLHFTHTTSPEAGAVLNVAPDHLDWHGGIDAYAADKGRVFEDAQVACVYNAADPRTEALVREADVVEGARAVGFTLGAPTRGQLGVIEDVLVDRAFHAPADAPDRHTHAAELATLGDLAHLAGADGVVPAHVVANALAAAALARAHGVPAVAVRDGLRAFRTGSHRIEQVASVDGVAYVDDSKATNAHAASASLASFAPGTVVWVAGGLAKGASFDELVAARADRLRAVVLIGVDAEPFAGALARHAPDIPVVRVDPGDTGTVMPRAVDSARRLAQAGDTVLLAPAGASMDQFRSYAARGDAFADAARALRPDHG from the coding sequence GTGGCACGCGACCGTCACGACCTCGCGGTCCCGCTCGACGTGGCGCGCGTGGTCGTCGCCGGCCTCAGGGTCTCGGGCCGGGCGGCCGCCGCCGCCCTCGCGACCCGGGCCGCCGCCGTCGTCACGCTCGACGACCGCGCGGAGGACGCCGACCTGCACGCCGCTGAGGACGTCGACCTCGCGGCGACCGATCTCGTCGTCGTCTCGCCCGGGTGGCCGCCGAGCCACCCGTTCCTCGTGGCGGCGGCCGAGCGGGGCGTCCCGGTGTGGAGCGAGGTCGAGCTCGCCTGGCGCCTGCGCGTCGACGGCCCGTCCGGGCGTCCCGCGCCCTGGCTCGCCGTGACCGGGACGAACGGCAAGACGACGACCGTCGAGATGCTCGAGACGATCCTGCGGACCGCGGGCCTGCGCGCCGCGGCGGTGGGCAACGTCGGCACGCCGGTCGTGGAGGCCGTGCTGGACCCGACGCTCGACGTGCTCGCCGTGGAGCTCTCGAGCTTCCAGCTCCACTTCACGCACACGACGTCGCCCGAGGCGGGCGCGGTGCTCAACGTCGCCCCGGACCACCTCGACTGGCACGGCGGGATCGACGCGTACGCGGCGGACAAGGGCCGGGTCTTCGAGGACGCGCAGGTGGCGTGCGTGTACAACGCCGCGGACCCGCGCACCGAGGCGCTGGTGCGCGAGGCCGACGTGGTCGAGGGCGCGCGCGCCGTCGGCTTCACGCTCGGCGCCCCGACGCGCGGCCAGCTCGGCGTCATCGAGGACGTGCTCGTGGACCGCGCGTTCCACGCGCCCGCGGACGCTCCCGACCGGCACACGCACGCGGCCGAGCTCGCCACGCTGGGCGACCTCGCGCACCTGGCCGGGGCCGACGGCGTCGTGCCCGCGCACGTCGTCGCGAACGCGCTCGCCGCGGCCGCCCTCGCCCGGGCCCACGGCGTCCCGGCCGTCGCCGTGCGCGACGGCCTGCGCGCGTTCCGCACGGGCTCGCACCGCATCGAGCAGGTCGCGTCGGTCGACGGCGTCGCCTACGTCGACGACTCCAAGGCGACCAACGCGCACGCGGCCTCCGCGTCGCTCGCGTCGTTCGCGCCCGGGACCGTCGTGTGGGTCGCGGGCGGCCTCGCCAAGGGCGCCTCGTTCGACGAGCTCGTCGCCGCGCGCGCCGACCGGCTGCGGGCCGTGGTGCTCATCGGCGTGGACGCGGAGCCGTTCGCGGGCGCGCTCGCCCGACACGCGCCCGATATCCCGGTCGTGCGGGTCGATCCTGGCGACACTGGGACCGTGATGCCCCGCGCCGTCGACTCCGCCCGCCGCCTCGCGCAGGCCGGCGACACGGTGCTGCTCGCCCCGGCCGGCGCGTCGATGGACCAGTTCCGCTCGTACGCGGCGCGCGGCGACGCGTTCGCCGACGCGGCGCGCGCGCTGCGCCCCGACCACGGGTAG
- the ftsW gene encoding putative lipid II flippase FtsW, producing MTQTANGRGAPSTRTTPRTGAGRKSARGRAKLPAGRGARPRTTAVPAERPWLGQWNSTVTSYYLLVGATALLTIIGLVMVFSSSAVTQIAAGKSPFGAFLDQARFALLGLPVLLVATRIPIAWYKRLAWPALVAALALQALVFTPLAVNVNGNIGWVEIGSFRFQPAEIAKLALALWLGAVLGRKQRLLGQWRHVLVPAVPVAVVVIGLVLAGHDLGTALVLMALVAGAFFVSGADGRLLALGAGIAAFVVGYVFILNQSGGDRLGRIMATYRECTDTLGECYQSLHGQWALGTGGLTGVGLGASREKWSYLPEAHNDFIFAVIGEELGLFGTLLVLGLFVIVGVATSRIIRRHPDPFVKITTAAIACWIVGQAFINIGVVIGLLPVIGVPLPLVSAGGSALIMTMAALGVLISFARTEPGAAEALAARGSVVRRSLAVVGRAARPRRRAR from the coding sequence ATGACACAGACCGCGAACGGACGAGGGGCGCCGTCGACGCGCACGACCCCTCGCACGGGCGCGGGTCGGAAGTCGGCACGGGGCCGGGCGAAGCTGCCGGCCGGCCGCGGGGCGCGCCCTCGCACGACCGCCGTCCCGGCCGAGCGGCCCTGGCTCGGGCAGTGGAACAGCACCGTGACGAGCTACTACCTCCTCGTCGGGGCGACCGCGCTGCTGACGATCATCGGGCTCGTCATGGTCTTCTCGAGCTCGGCCGTCACCCAGATCGCGGCGGGCAAGTCCCCGTTCGGCGCGTTCCTGGACCAGGCCCGGTTCGCTCTCCTCGGGCTGCCCGTGCTGCTCGTCGCGACCCGGATCCCGATCGCCTGGTACAAGCGCCTCGCCTGGCCCGCGCTCGTCGCGGCTCTCGCACTCCAAGCGTTGGTCTTCACGCCCCTCGCGGTGAACGTCAACGGCAACATCGGCTGGGTCGAGATCGGGTCCTTCCGCTTCCAGCCGGCGGAGATCGCCAAGCTCGCCCTCGCGCTGTGGCTCGGCGCGGTGCTCGGGCGCAAGCAGCGGCTGCTCGGACAGTGGCGCCACGTGCTCGTCCCCGCGGTGCCGGTCGCCGTGGTGGTGATCGGGCTCGTCCTGGCGGGACACGACCTGGGCACGGCCCTCGTGCTCATGGCGCTCGTCGCCGGCGCGTTCTTCGTCTCGGGCGCCGACGGCCGGCTGCTCGCGCTCGGTGCCGGCATCGCCGCGTTCGTCGTGGGCTACGTGTTCATCCTCAACCAGTCGGGCGGCGACCGGCTGGGGCGCATCATGGCCACCTACCGTGAGTGCACGGACACGCTCGGCGAGTGCTACCAGTCCCTGCACGGGCAGTGGGCGCTGGGCACCGGCGGCCTCACGGGCGTCGGCCTCGGGGCGAGCCGCGAGAAGTGGAGCTACCTGCCCGAGGCGCACAACGACTTCATCTTCGCCGTGATCGGCGAGGAGCTGGGGCTCTTCGGCACGCTGCTCGTCCTCGGCCTGTTCGTGATCGTCGGCGTCGCGACGAGCCGGATCATCCGGCGGCACCCGGACCCGTTCGTGAAGATCACGACCGCCGCGATCGCGTGCTGGATCGTCGGGCAGGCGTTCATCAACATCGGCGTCGTGATCGGTCTGCTCCCCGTGATCGGCGTCCCGCTGCCGCTCGTCTCCGCGGGCGGCTCCGCGCTCATCATGACCATGGCCGCGCTCGGCGTGCTCATCTCCTTCGCCCGCACCGAGCCCGGCGCGGCGGAGGCGCTGGCGGCGCGGGGGAGCGTCGTGCGGCGCTCGCTCGCGGTCGTCGGCCGGGCGGCGCGGCCCCGGCGCCGGGCGCGATGA
- the mraY gene encoding phospho-N-acetylmuramoyl-pentapeptide-transferase — MIAIIVAAGVSLLVALFGTPLFIRFLVHRNYGQFVRQDGPTAHFTKRGTPTMGGVVIIGATLLGWAMSYVVSGRFPSVSALLVLFLMTGLGIVGFLDDFTKIRKQRSLGLTARAKIIGQGAVGIAFAVLALQFPNEHGRTPASTRISFLRDTNLDLAFAGATVGLILFVIWANFLITAWSNAVNLTDGLDGLATGVSLIVFGSYVLVGIWQLNQTCQRLASAGPSCYETRDPQDLAIVAAAIVGACFGFLWWNASPAKIFMGDTGSLALGGALAGLSILTRTEFLALIIGGLFVIIVLSDVIQIGFFKMTGRRVFKMAPLHHHFELSGWGEVTIVIRFWLIAGLFAALGIGIFYAEWVVG; from the coding sequence ATGATCGCGATCATCGTCGCGGCGGGCGTCTCCCTGCTCGTCGCCCTGTTCGGCACGCCGCTGTTCATCCGGTTCCTCGTCCACCGCAACTACGGGCAGTTCGTCCGCCAGGACGGCCCGACGGCGCACTTCACCAAGCGCGGGACGCCCACCATGGGCGGGGTCGTCATCATCGGGGCGACGCTGCTCGGCTGGGCGATGTCGTACGTGGTCTCGGGGCGGTTCCCGAGCGTGTCCGCCCTGCTCGTCCTGTTCCTCATGACGGGGCTCGGGATCGTCGGCTTCCTCGACGACTTCACGAAGATCCGCAAGCAGCGCAGCCTCGGGCTCACGGCCCGCGCGAAGATCATCGGCCAGGGCGCGGTCGGCATCGCGTTCGCGGTGCTCGCGCTGCAGTTCCCGAACGAGCACGGCCGCACGCCGGCGTCCACGCGCATCTCCTTCCTGCGCGACACGAACCTCGACCTCGCGTTCGCGGGCGCCACGGTCGGGCTGATCCTGTTCGTGATCTGGGCGAACTTCCTCATCACGGCGTGGTCGAACGCGGTGAACCTCACGGACGGCCTCGACGGCCTCGCGACGGGCGTGTCCCTCATCGTGTTCGGCTCGTACGTGCTCGTGGGGATCTGGCAGCTCAACCAGACGTGCCAGCGCCTCGCCTCGGCCGGTCCGAGCTGCTACGAGACGCGAGACCCGCAGGACCTCGCGATCGTGGCCGCGGCGATCGTCGGCGCGTGCTTCGGCTTCCTGTGGTGGAACGCGAGCCCGGCGAAGATCTTCATGGGCGACACCGGGTCGCTCGCCCTCGGCGGCGCGCTCGCCGGCCTCTCGATCCTCACGCGGACCGAGTTCCTCGCGCTCATCATCGGCGGCCTCTTCGTCATCATCGTGCTCTCCGACGTCATCCAGATCGGCTTCTTCAAGATGACCGGTCGGCGCGTGTTCAAGATGGCTCCGCTGCACCACCACTTCGAGCTGTCGGGCTGGGGCGAGGTCACCATCGTGATCCGCTTCTGGCTCATCGCCGGGCTGTTCGCCGCGCTGGGCATCGGCATCTTCTACGCCGAGTGGGTGGTCGGCTAG
- the murG gene encoding undecaprenyldiphospho-muramoylpentapeptide beta-N-acetylglucosaminyltransferase: MTTIGSVVLAGGGTAGHVNPLLAVADELRAREPGVVVTALGVAGGLEDDLVPARGYPLRHVPRVPLPRRPSAEWVNLPGRLKSAVDAAGAVIDETGARVVVGFGGYVSTPAYLAARRRDVPVVIHEQNARPGLANRLGARWAARVGVTFEGTPLKGGVVTGLPLRREIQDLVAARAADAVAVRADAAARLGLDPGRRTLVVTGGSLGAQSLNEAVSGAADALLGAGAQVLHLTGKGKDAAVRDAAAAAVAARPGARYDVREYLAEMQLALAVADLVVCRAGAGTVGELAALGIPAVYVPLPIGNGEQRLNAGPVVAAGGGLLVDDAQLDAAWVAREVPALLGDPGRLGAMAGAAARAGVRDGAARVADLVAEAVAAADETGTRS, encoded by the coding sequence GTGACGACGATCGGTTCGGTGGTGCTCGCAGGCGGCGGGACGGCGGGGCACGTGAACCCGCTCCTGGCGGTGGCGGACGAGCTGCGGGCGCGTGAGCCCGGCGTGGTGGTGACCGCGCTCGGGGTCGCGGGCGGGCTGGAGGACGACCTCGTCCCCGCGCGCGGCTACCCCCTGCGGCACGTGCCGCGCGTCCCCCTCCCGCGGCGGCCGAGCGCCGAGTGGGTCAACCTCCCGGGCCGCCTCAAGTCCGCGGTCGACGCCGCGGGCGCCGTCATCGACGAGACGGGCGCACGCGTCGTGGTGGGATTTGGCGGCTACGTGTCGACGCCCGCGTACCTCGCGGCGCGCCGCCGCGACGTGCCGGTCGTGATCCACGAGCAGAACGCCCGTCCCGGCCTCGCCAACCGGCTCGGTGCCCGGTGGGCCGCGCGCGTCGGGGTGACGTTCGAGGGCACGCCGCTCAAGGGCGGCGTGGTGACGGGCCTGCCGCTGCGCCGCGAGATCCAGGATCTCGTGGCCGCCCGCGCGGCCGACGCGGTGGCCGTGCGCGCGGACGCCGCGGCGCGACTCGGGCTCGACCCGGGTCGGCGCACGCTCGTCGTCACGGGCGGGTCGCTCGGGGCGCAGAGCCTCAACGAGGCGGTCTCGGGGGCGGCCGACGCGCTCCTCGGCGCGGGCGCGCAGGTCCTCCACCTGACGGGCAAGGGGAAGGACGCGGCCGTCCGCGACGCGGCGGCGGCCGCGGTCGCCGCGCGTCCGGGCGCGCGGTACGACGTGCGCGAGTACCTCGCCGAGATGCAGCTCGCGCTCGCCGTCGCGGACCTGGTCGTGTGCCGTGCGGGCGCCGGGACCGTGGGCGAGCTCGCGGCGCTGGGCATCCCGGCCGTGTACGTCCCTCTGCCGATCGGCAACGGCGAGCAGCGGCTCAACGCCGGCCCGGTCGTCGCTGCGGGCGGCGGCCTGCTCGTCGACGACGCACAGCTCGACGCGGCCTGGGTCGCGCGCGAGGTCCCGGCGCTGCTCGGCGACCCGGGGCGCCTCGGCGCGATGGCGGGCGCGGCGGCGCGGGCGGGCGTGCGCGACGGCGCGGCGCGCGTCGCCGACCTCGTCGCCGAGGCGGTCGCCGCCGCCGACGAGACCGGGACGCGCTCGTGA
- the murF gene encoding UDP-N-acetylmuramoyl-tripeptide--D-alanyl-D-alanine ligase: MIELTAAQVAAATGGRLSADPEARVGGPVVVDSRRVEPGSLFVALPGEHVDGHDYAAGAVAAGATLVLAARELDVPCVVVDDVQTALGELARHVLATLRERGDLRVVAVTGSVGKTTTKDLLGQLLRPEGATVVPRGSFNNEIGLPLTVLEADDSTRFLVLEMGASGVGHLTYLTRIAPPDVSVVLVVGSAHLGEFGGIEAVARAKAEIVTGLAPGGVAVLNADDLRVAAMADAAPGEVVTFGTIPASDVRAEDLGIDRTGRASFTLRVRPGASGATGAEAHARVTLGLVGEHHVTNALAAATAALRLGVALPDVAARLSDARALSPHRMQVTERPDGVTVIDDSYNANPDSMRAALKALAVMAGRDRRSVAVLGEMLELGEDSRVAHDDIGRLVVRLNVKLLVVVGEGAGGIHDGATQEGSWGDETRFVPDVEAASALLRDELREGDVVLVKASNGSGLWRLGDELAAAGADTSGGDGA, translated from the coding sequence ATGATCGAGCTCACTGCGGCGCAGGTGGCCGCAGCGACCGGCGGACGGCTGTCCGCCGACCCGGAGGCGCGGGTCGGGGGGCCCGTCGTCGTCGACTCGCGCCGGGTCGAGCCGGGATCGCTCTTCGTCGCGCTGCCCGGCGAGCACGTCGACGGCCACGACTACGCGGCCGGGGCGGTCGCCGCCGGGGCGACCCTGGTCCTCGCGGCCCGTGAGCTCGACGTGCCGTGCGTCGTCGTCGACGACGTCCAGACCGCTCTGGGCGAGCTCGCCCGGCACGTGCTCGCGACGCTGCGCGAGCGTGGCGACCTGCGGGTCGTCGCGGTGACCGGCTCCGTGGGCAAGACCACGACCAAGGACCTGCTGGGGCAGCTCCTGCGGCCCGAGGGCGCGACGGTCGTGCCGCGCGGCTCGTTCAACAACGAGATCGGGCTCCCGCTCACCGTGCTCGAGGCGGACGACTCGACGCGCTTCCTCGTGCTGGAGATGGGGGCGAGCGGCGTCGGCCACCTCACCTACCTGACCCGCATCGCGCCCCCCGACGTCTCGGTGGTCCTCGTCGTGGGCAGCGCCCATCTCGGGGAGTTCGGCGGCATCGAGGCCGTGGCGCGCGCGAAGGCGGAGATCGTCACGGGCCTGGCCCCGGGCGGGGTCGCGGTGCTCAACGCCGACGACCTCCGCGTCGCCGCGATGGCCGACGCCGCGCCGGGCGAGGTCGTGACGTTCGGGACGATCCCCGCGTCCGACGTGCGCGCCGAGGACCTCGGGATCGACCGGACCGGCCGTGCGTCGTTCACGCTGCGCGTGCGCCCGGGAGCGTCCGGGGCGACGGGCGCGGAGGCGCACGCGCGCGTGACCCTCGGCCTCGTCGGGGAGCACCACGTGACGAACGCCCTCGCGGCCGCGACGGCGGCGCTGCGCCTCGGCGTCGCGCTGCCCGACGTCGCCGCGCGGCTCTCCGACGCGCGCGCGCTGAGCCCGCACCGGATGCAGGTCACCGAGCGCCCCGACGGCGTGACGGTGATCGACGACTCGTACAACGCCAACCCCGACTCGATGCGGGCCGCGCTCAAGGCTCTGGCGGTCATGGCGGGGCGCGACCGGCGGTCCGTCGCGGTGCTCGGCGAGATGCTCGAGCTCGGCGAGGACTCGCGCGTCGCTCACGACGACATCGGCCGGCTCGTGGTCCGATTGAACGTCAAGCTGCTCGTCGTGGTCGGCGAGGGCGCCGGCGGGATCCACGACGGCGCGACCCAGGAGGGGTCGTGGGGCGACGAGACGCGGTTCGTCCCCGACGTCGAGGCGGCGTCCGCGCTGCTGCGCGACGAGCTGCGGGAAGGGGACGTCGTGCTCGTGAAGGCCTCGAACGGGTCCGGCCTGTGGCGGCTCGGTGACGAGCTGGCCGCGGCCGGCGCGGACACGTCCGGAGGTGACGGCGCATGA